A single region of the Prochlorococcus marinus str. MIT 0917 genome encodes:
- a CDS encoding N-acetylmuramoyl-L-alanine amidase produces MKNKVLNNLKLIVFLIIFFTFSQLYYTRNFNYTEDFELIIGESSNLPATWIGSRDVDKNIPILILAGHADSQGLAGAGTPGEAVDKFGLNPMHPEISDELFWNLKLQESIVNLGKKKGLNIRAYDPKIRNIDDANDPRTNWSVGRRFSKRGGYALEIHFDAYGKYGVGSGLIPPFSEMPNKIDESIARTFGRFPVSFRGGLGAPRRQIRILEIGKLEGLLEQNLRNLKTRKKTIKLLANEIVQAFLNGII; encoded by the coding sequence GTGAAAAATAAAGTATTAAATAATTTAAAATTAATAGTATTTTTAATTATTTTTTTTACTTTTTCTCAACTTTATTATACCAGGAATTTTAATTATACTGAAGATTTTGAACTAATCATTGGTGAAAGTTCAAATCTTCCTGCAACCTGGATTGGCAGTAGAGATGTAGATAAAAATATCCCTATTTTAATATTAGCTGGCCATGCTGATTCTCAGGGCTTGGCTGGTGCTGGTACACCTGGCGAAGCTGTTGATAAGTTTGGTTTGAATCCAATGCATCCTGAAATTAGTGATGAACTTTTTTGGAATTTAAAATTACAAGAATCAATTGTTAACCTTGGCAAAAAGAAAGGTTTGAATATTAGAGCGTATGACCCAAAAATAAGAAATATAGATGATGCTAACGATCCAAGAACGAATTGGTCAGTAGGTAGGAGATTTTCCAAACGCGGTGGTTATGCGCTTGAAATTCATTTTGATGCATATGGTAAGTATGGAGTTGGTTCAGGCTTAATCCCTCCCTTTTCTGAGATGCCAAATAAAATAGACGAGTCAATCGCAAGAACATTTGGAAGGTTTCCTGTTTCATTTAGAGGAGGTTTAGGTGCTCCAAGAAGGCAAATAAGGATTCTTGAAATTGGGAAATTAGAGGGCTTGCTAGAACAAAACCTCAGAAATTTAAAAACACGAAAAAAAACAATAAAACTCCTTGCTAATGAAATAGTTCAGGCTTTTTTAAATGGAATAATTTAG
- a CDS encoding cofactor assembly of complex C subunit B: protein MQSAFSSTLFLTILLAIGLGFFLRAASKDRTTVVDVQSPLPPLEVLQGVSLWLEERGWKKNGGNAEEKLLIFNGNVASSTFLVIFLSCLGGLGSACLGLVLIQLYPSLSWWPLLLAAIGAPLAGIIYRVKSKREESLEVKLLSSDLSDNSILRIKAHRDELIAIQLELSESLELSSENSLLSSPI from the coding sequence ATGCAATCTGCATTCTCCTCAACATTATTTCTAACTATCCTATTGGCGATAGGTTTGGGGTTTTTTTTGCGAGCTGCAAGTAAGGACCGTACAACAGTTGTAGATGTTCAGTCTCCTTTGCCTCCTCTTGAGGTTTTGCAAGGCGTTAGTTTGTGGTTGGAAGAACGTGGTTGGAAGAAAAATGGAGGTAATGCTGAAGAGAAATTGTTGATCTTTAATGGAAATGTTGCTTCTAGTACTTTTTTGGTGATCTTTTTATCCTGCTTAGGAGGACTGGGCTCGGCCTGTTTAGGTCTTGTGCTGATTCAGCTTTATCCCTCTTTAAGTTGGTGGCCTTTACTGCTGGCTGCAATTGGTGCACCTCTAGCTGGAATTATTTATCGTGTCAAATCCAAACGAGAGGAATCATTAGAAGTTAAGTTGTTAAGTTCAGATCTATCTGATAACAGTATTTTACGAATTAAAGCTCATCGTGATGAGCTGATAGCAATTCAGTTGGAATTATCTGAAAGTCTTGAACTCAGTAGTGAAAACTCTCTACTTTCTTCCCCTATTTAA
- the hemF gene encoding oxygen-dependent coproporphyrinogen oxidase has protein sequence MSSLKDQANLPAKNSRDRAKKLVLGLQDEICAGLETIDGEGKFLEESWERPEGGGGRSRVLKNGKIFEQGGVNFSEVHGNELPPSIISQRPEAKGHSWFATGTSMVLHPKSPYIPTVHLNYRYFEAGPVWWFGGGADLTPFYPYLSDTRHFHSCHKAACDTINKDLHKVFKPWCDEYFFLKHRNETRGVGGIFYDYQDGTGLLYKGQNPNGNASRISKELGKYSLNWENLFSLAKACGQAFLPSYEPIIKKRKNQSFSTKERDFQLYRRGRYAEFNLVWDRGTIFGLQTNGRTESILMSLPPLARWEYGYKPEKNSREALLTDLFTKPQDWFTDKSLEERCLTHQALD, from the coding sequence TTGTCCTCCTTAAAAGATCAAGCCAATTTACCGGCAAAAAACTCAAGAGATCGAGCCAAAAAGCTTGTTTTAGGGCTTCAAGATGAAATTTGTGCTGGTTTGGAGACTATCGATGGAGAAGGCAAATTCCTAGAAGAATCTTGGGAGAGACCAGAGGGTGGTGGTGGACGCTCAAGAGTCTTGAAAAATGGAAAAATCTTTGAACAGGGAGGGGTTAATTTCTCTGAAGTGCATGGCAATGAACTTCCACCATCAATCATTAGCCAACGTCCAGAAGCTAAAGGTCACTCTTGGTTTGCGACAGGCACCTCAATGGTTCTGCACCCCAAAAGTCCCTATATACCAACTGTTCATCTTAATTACAGATATTTCGAAGCAGGTCCTGTTTGGTGGTTTGGGGGAGGAGCTGATTTAACACCATTCTATCCATATCTATCTGACACGCGTCACTTTCACTCATGCCATAAAGCTGCATGTGACACAATCAACAAAGATCTTCATAAGGTTTTTAAACCTTGGTGTGACGAATATTTCTTTCTAAAACATAGAAATGAGACAAGAGGAGTTGGAGGTATTTTTTATGACTATCAAGATGGAACCGGCTTACTTTATAAAGGTCAAAATCCCAACGGGAACGCCTCTAGAATCTCAAAAGAGCTAGGGAAATATTCTTTGAATTGGGAAAATCTTTTTTCACTTGCCAAAGCATGCGGGCAGGCATTTCTGCCCTCCTATGAGCCAATAATCAAAAAGCGAAAAAATCAAAGCTTTTCAACAAAAGAAAGAGACTTTCAACTTTATAGGAGAGGTAGATATGCTGAGTTCAATTTGGTATGGGATAGAGGCACCATTTTTGGATTACAAACGAATGGAAGAACAGAGTCAATATTGATGTCATTACCGCCCTTAGCAAGATGGGAGTATGGCTATAAGCCAGAAAAAAATTCACGTGAGGCGCTTCTAACAGATTTATTTACTAAGCCTCAAGATTGGTTTACAGATAAATCTCTGGAAGAGAGATGTTTAACTCATCAAGCATTGGATTAG
- the rodA gene encoding rod shape-determining protein RodA → MMSFGRSKIPNLKIVRNKKFWKDVDLIIWIVPIILVHLSCLLIASTQRNLGITDWYQHAIIAYIGSFIVYFLAQFPLQDLKKYIITIYSFTILTLLYVNFSGTTALGAKRWLSFAGLYIQPSEFAKLTLILILASILERKTFSGLSHLIKPLLVSFLPWVLVFLQPDLGTSLVFGATLLGMLYWSGMPYEWAFIILATFVTGLIGYLYQFGLFIWIPIIWFISYKSLPNKRKLLTLFVVLFHSLIAKISPWFWENVLRDYQRDRLILFLNPSKDPLGGGYHMLQSKIGIGSGGLLGSGLMQGQLTKLKFIPEQHTDFIFSALGEETGFLGTLFVLFLFFILIFRLIKIAIEARTDFESLIVIGIASMFIFQIMVNIFMTVGLGPVTGIPLPFMSYGRTALFVNFISLGLCLSVSRRGQSVRKNL, encoded by the coding sequence ATTATGAGTTTTGGTCGCAGTAAAATACCTAATTTAAAAATAGTTAGAAACAAAAAATTTTGGAAAGATGTAGATTTAATAATTTGGATTGTACCTATTATTTTAGTACATTTATCTTGCTTATTAATTGCAAGTACTCAAAGAAATCTTGGCATTACAGATTGGTATCAACATGCAATTATTGCTTATATAGGTTCTTTTATTGTTTATTTTTTAGCACAATTTCCTTTGCAAGATTTAAAAAAATATATCATAACAATATATTCTTTTACTATTTTAACACTTTTATATGTAAATTTTAGTGGCACTACAGCTCTAGGTGCAAAAAGATGGCTCAGCTTTGCTGGTTTATATATACAGCCATCTGAATTTGCAAAATTAACCTTAATACTTATCTTGGCTTCTATTTTAGAGCGCAAAACATTTTCTGGGCTATCTCATTTAATTAAACCCTTATTAGTTTCATTCTTGCCTTGGGTTTTAGTTTTTTTACAACCTGATCTTGGTACATCTCTTGTGTTTGGAGCCACACTTCTTGGAATGTTGTATTGGTCAGGAATGCCATATGAGTGGGCATTTATTATTTTGGCTACTTTTGTGACAGGATTAATAGGATATTTATATCAATTCGGTCTTTTTATATGGATTCCAATAATTTGGTTTATTTCGTATAAGTCTCTGCCAAATAAAAGAAAGTTACTAACATTATTTGTTGTCTTGTTTCATTCTTTAATAGCAAAAATATCTCCTTGGTTTTGGGAAAATGTTTTAAGAGATTATCAAAGAGATCGATTAATTCTTTTCCTTAATCCCAGTAAAGATCCTTTAGGTGGTGGATATCATATGCTTCAAAGCAAAATAGGTATTGGATCTGGAGGATTGTTGGGTTCAGGTTTGATGCAAGGCCAATTAACTAAATTAAAATTCATCCCTGAGCAACATACTGATTTCATTTTTAGTGCTCTTGGAGAAGAAACAGGTTTCTTAGGAACTTTATTCGTCTTATTTTTATTTTTTATTCTAATTTTTCGACTAATAAAAATAGCCATTGAGGCGCGTACTGATTTTGAATCTTTGATTGTTATTGGAATAGCTTCAATGTTTATTTTCCAAATTATGGTGAATATATTTATGACTGTTGGCCTAGGACCTGTCACGGGAATCCCATTACCTTTTATGAGCTATGGAAGAACTGCCTTATTTGTTAATTTCATAAGTCTGGGCTTATGTTTATCTGTCTCTAGACGAGGCCAGTCAGTAAGAAAAAATCTTTGA
- a CDS encoding Mrp/NBP35 family ATP-binding protein, translating into MKTNEKVLKAFDSVKDVGSKRSIVELGWLEIVSVKPPKIVVRLTLPNFALAQRSQIANDIRESIKSLEDVEEVQIEIGDASPSEESPSPIGQAGHGGQSQGLTPIPKVKNVIAISSGKGGVGKSTVAVNLACALSQKGFKVGLLDADIYGPNTPYMLGVSEITPEVSGSGAEQKIIPIETCGIGMVSMGLLIDQNQPVIWRGPMLNGIIRQFLYQASWGERDFLIVDLPPGTGDAQLSLAQAVPMAGVIIVTTPQNVSLQDSRRGLSMFKQMNIPVLGVIENMTYFIPPDQPQKSYEIFGSGGGNQLAKENNVPLLSQIPIESDTFSGTGKDLPVVHTSRDSITAKVFLELAGTLCNALSVKQ; encoded by the coding sequence ATGAAAACCAACGAGAAGGTTTTAAAAGCATTTGATTCAGTCAAAGATGTCGGAAGTAAACGATCTATTGTTGAACTTGGATGGCTGGAAATAGTTTCAGTAAAGCCACCGAAAATTGTTGTAAGACTGACTCTCCCTAATTTTGCGTTAGCTCAAAGAAGTCAAATAGCAAATGATATTAGGGAAAGCATTAAGTCTTTGGAAGATGTAGAAGAAGTACAAATTGAGATAGGAGATGCATCTCCATCTGAGGAGTCTCCTTCTCCTATTGGTCAAGCCGGACATGGTGGTCAATCTCAGGGATTAACTCCAATACCAAAAGTGAAAAATGTTATCGCCATAAGTAGCGGTAAAGGTGGTGTCGGTAAAAGTACTGTTGCCGTGAATTTGGCTTGTGCCCTTAGTCAAAAGGGTTTTAAGGTTGGCTTGCTTGATGCTGATATCTATGGACCCAATACGCCTTATATGCTTGGCGTTAGCGAAATAACTCCAGAAGTCAGTGGCTCGGGCGCAGAGCAAAAGATTATTCCCATTGAGACATGTGGGATCGGAATGGTTTCAATGGGATTATTAATTGATCAAAATCAGCCAGTCATTTGGCGGGGGCCAATGCTTAATGGAATTATTCGACAATTTTTATATCAAGCTTCTTGGGGTGAACGTGATTTTTTAATAGTAGATCTACCTCCAGGGACAGGAGATGCCCAACTTTCTTTGGCGCAGGCAGTTCCTATGGCAGGTGTGATAATAGTCACTACTCCACAAAATGTATCGCTTCAAGACTCAAGAAGAGGGTTGTCAATGTTTAAACAAATGAATATTCCTGTACTCGGAGTGATTGAAAACATGACTTATTTTATCCCTCCAGATCAACCACAAAAATCATATGAGATTTTTGGTTCAGGAGGAGGGAATCAATTAGCTAAAGAGAATAATGTACCTTTGTTGTCTCAGATACCAATAGAATCTGATACTTTTTCTGGTACAGGGAAGGATCTACCAGTTGTTCATACATCTCGAGATTCAATAACAGCAAAAGTATTTTTAGAACTTGCAGGAACTTTATGTAATGCATTATCTGTTAAACAGTGA